The following coding sequences lie in one Klebsiella huaxiensis genomic window:
- the rlmG gene encoding 23S rRNA (guanine(1835)-N(2))-methyltransferase RlmG, translating into MSQVELNGELFTLERFPPNAEEEALQAWEAADEYLLQQVNDVDGLTLIFNDSFGALGCALAERNPVSINDSYVSELATRYNLRMNGIDEESVRFQDSLSELPAAPALVLIKVPKQLALLEQQLRALRDVVTPETRIIAAAKARDVHNSTLALFEKILGTTTTSLAWKKARLIFCTFTAPEVADAPQTYSWQLDGTPWTIHNHANVFARSGLDVGARFFLEYLPEGIEGEIADLGCGNGVIGLQALALNPNARVMFTDESYMAVASSQLNVETNMPDDIERCEFVVNNALTDIEPDRFDAILCNPPFHQQHAITDHIAWQMFNDARRSLKYGGELYVVGNRHLDYFRKLKRAFGNCTTIATNNKFVVLKATKVRKQR; encoded by the coding sequence ATGAGCCAGGTAGAGTTAAACGGTGAGTTATTCACATTAGAGCGGTTCCCACCAAATGCTGAAGAGGAAGCGCTTCAGGCATGGGAAGCGGCGGATGAGTATCTGCTGCAACAGGTGAATGACGTCGACGGCCTGACGCTCATTTTCAATGATAGCTTCGGCGCGTTGGGCTGTGCGCTGGCGGAACGCAACCCGGTGAGCATCAACGACTCCTACGTGTCTGAGCTGGCAACCCGCTACAACCTGCGGATGAACGGCATTGATGAAGAGAGCGTGCGCTTTCAGGATTCCCTGAGCGAGCTACCCGCAGCACCGGCGCTGGTATTAATTAAGGTGCCGAAACAGCTGGCGCTGTTAGAGCAGCAGCTGCGTGCGCTGCGTGATGTGGTGACACCGGAAACCCGCATCATCGCCGCAGCAAAAGCGCGCGATGTGCATAACTCCACCCTGGCGCTGTTCGAAAAGATCCTCGGTACCACCACGACATCGCTGGCATGGAAAAAGGCGCGGTTGATTTTCTGTACCTTTACTGCGCCTGAAGTCGCTGATGCACCGCAGACCTACAGCTGGCAACTGGACGGTACTCCGTGGACTATCCATAACCACGCCAACGTGTTTGCCCGCAGCGGTCTCGATGTGGGCGCGCGCTTCTTCCTCGAGTATTTGCCGGAAGGCATCGAAGGTGAAATTGCCGACCTCGGCTGCGGCAACGGCGTGATTGGTCTTCAGGCGCTGGCCTTAAACCCTAATGCCCGGGTGATGTTTACCGATGAGTCATATATGGCGGTGGCTTCCAGCCAGCTAAACGTCGAAACCAACATGCCGGACGATATTGAGCGCTGCGAGTTTGTGGTCAATAACGCCCTGACTGACATTGAGCCGGACCGCTTTGATGCCATTCTCTGCAACCCACCGTTCCATCAGCAGCACGCGATCACCGATCATATTGCGTGGCAGATGTTTAACGATGCCCGCCGCAGCCTGAAGTACGGCGGTGAGCTGTACGTGGTCGGCAACCGCCACCTCGATTATTTCCGCAAGCTGAAACGTGCGTTCGGCAATTGCACGACTATCGCCACCAATAATAAATTTGTGGTGTTGAAAGCGACAAAGGTGCGTAAACAGCGCTGA